One stretch of Longimicrobiaceae bacterium DNA includes these proteins:
- a CDS encoding tetratricopeptide repeat protein — translation MKWFTTRDVAGLLGLPPSHVRAYVRAGILRPHRGPRNEYRFSFQDLVLLRAAAGLHAARIPPRRIHQALDRLRTQLPKGRSLSELRIVAENDRIVVSDGETAWNPLSGQYHLDFTVAELGATVSHLATRATREAEEAGAEMDADDWYELGVDLEAYAPAEARHAYERAIELDPGHPDAHVNLGRILHDEGDVAAAEVHYRRAMERGPHATASFNLGVALEDQGRNEEAEEAYRCAVLWDEDLAEAHYNLARLLENRGDPQAAIRHLATCKRILEARRGQEGVTLV, via the coding sequence ATGAAGTGGTTCACGACACGGGACGTCGCCGGACTCCTCGGCCTCCCGCCAAGTCACGTCCGCGCCTACGTACGTGCCGGAATCCTGCGGCCGCATCGGGGTCCCCGCAACGAATACCGGTTCTCCTTCCAGGACCTCGTGCTCCTGCGCGCGGCGGCAGGATTGCACGCTGCGCGCATCCCGCCTCGCCGTATCCACCAGGCGCTCGACCGCCTCCGTACGCAACTCCCGAAGGGGCGGTCGCTTTCCGAGCTGCGGATCGTCGCCGAGAACGACCGCATCGTGGTGTCGGATGGTGAGACCGCCTGGAATCCGCTCTCCGGACAGTACCACCTGGACTTCACCGTCGCCGAGCTTGGCGCGACGGTCTCCCACCTGGCCACGCGCGCGACGCGGGAGGCAGAAGAGGCCGGGGCCGAGATGGACGCGGACGACTGGTACGAGCTCGGGGTGGACCTGGAAGCGTATGCGCCAGCCGAAGCGCGGCACGCATACGAGCGCGCCATCGAGCTGGATCCGGGCCATCCGGACGCCCACGTCAACCTGGGGCGCATCCTCCACGACGAGGGTGACGTCGCCGCCGCGGAGGTGCACTATCGGCGCGCCATGGAGCGTGGACCCCACGCGACCGCCTCCTTCAACCTTGGCGTTGCCCTCGAGGACCAGGGGCGCAATGAAGAGGCGGAAGAAGCCTATCGCTGCGCGGTGCTCTGGGACGAAGACCTGGCCGAAGCGCACTATAACCTGGCCAGGCTCCTCGAGAACCGGGGCGACCCCCAGGCGGCCATCCGACATCTCGCCACCTGCAAGCGAATCCTCGAGGCGCGTCGAGGTCAGGAGGGAGTGACGCTCGTCTAG
- a CDS encoding Ku protein: protein MAARAMGSATISFGLVSVPVKLYSSSESSSTISFNWIHKDCGSRLKQQYICEREGVVVPKDEMVKGYEFSKNQYVLFTPEELKALEEKSDNSIAIEEFVPAEQVDKSYLDKIYYLGPDKGGDRAYRLLATAMRETGLSALGRYAARGKQYLVMLSPMGEGIVMEQLRYAHEIRPFAEVPLGNAEVKEAEVKLAVQFIQQVASDTFEPEKYRDEVRERVLALIDRKIAGEDITKPSEEAPKREIIDLVAALRASIAKAEGEKKPAARKPAKRAARSAKEQPAPAEKPTRGRKRAAG, encoded by the coding sequence ATGGCTGCTCGCGCGATGGGATCGGCGACGATCTCTTTCGGTCTCGTATCGGTGCCGGTCAAGCTCTACTCCTCGAGTGAATCCTCCAGCACCATTTCCTTCAACTGGATTCACAAGGACTGCGGCTCTCGCCTCAAGCAGCAGTACATCTGCGAGCGGGAGGGCGTGGTGGTGCCGAAGGACGAGATGGTGAAGGGGTACGAATTCTCCAAGAATCAGTACGTCCTGTTCACCCCGGAGGAGTTGAAGGCGCTCGAGGAGAAGAGCGACAACTCCATCGCCATCGAGGAGTTCGTTCCCGCTGAACAGGTGGACAAGAGCTACCTCGACAAGATCTACTATCTCGGTCCGGACAAGGGCGGCGACCGCGCATATCGGCTGCTCGCCACGGCGATGCGGGAGACAGGGCTTTCGGCGCTGGGCCGCTACGCGGCGCGAGGGAAGCAGTATCTGGTGATGCTTTCGCCGATGGGCGAGGGGATCGTCATGGAGCAGCTTCGCTACGCGCACGAGATCCGGCCTTTCGCGGAGGTGCCGCTCGGGAACGCGGAGGTCAAGGAAGCCGAGGTGAAGCTCGCGGTGCAGTTCATCCAGCAGGTCGCTTCCGATACCTTCGAGCCAGAAAAATATCGGGACGAGGTGCGGGAGCGTGTCCTCGCGCTGATCGATCGCAAGATCGCCGGCGAGGACATCACCAAACCCTCCGAGGAAGCCCCGAAGCGCGAGATCATCGATCTCGTGGCGGCGCTGCGGGCGAGCATCGCCAAGGCGGAAGGGGAGAAGAAGCCCGCAGCCCGCAAGCCCGCCAAGCGCGCGGCGCGATCCGCGAAGGAGCAGCCCGCCCCGGCCGAGAAGCCGACCCGCGGTCGCAAGCGCGCTGCCGGCTGA
- a CDS encoding alpha/beta family hydrolase, whose translation MTSPGDTRDVRTEGAAEPDPEARKLSVQVGQDQVSALLLAPSGPRALFVYGHGAGAGMAHPFMEASSRALLARGIATFRYNFPYMERRSGGPDHRAVLLRTVRAAVNAAAAELAGTPLLAGGKSMGGRMTSEAQAESPLPGVEGLIFVGFPLHRPKQPSTERARHLSDVDLPMLFLQGTRDEMADLELIRTSVGDLGPRATLHVVEGADHGFNVLKRSGRDHAAVLEELADQIDRWVREVIGR comes from the coding sequence ATGACGAGCCCTGGAGACACTCGGGATGTGCGAACGGAGGGGGCGGCCGAGCCGGACCCCGAGGCACGTAAACTTTCCGTTCAGGTCGGGCAGGACCAGGTATCCGCGCTGCTGCTCGCGCCGAGCGGGCCACGCGCCCTCTTCGTTTACGGACACGGCGCGGGAGCGGGGATGGCGCACCCGTTCATGGAAGCCAGCTCCCGAGCGTTGCTCGCCCGCGGAATCGCCACCTTTCGCTACAACTTCCCCTACATGGAGCGGCGCTCCGGTGGCCCCGACCACCGCGCCGTGCTCCTCCGCACGGTGCGCGCCGCGGTCAATGCGGCCGCGGCGGAGCTCGCCGGTACTCCACTGCTCGCGGGAGGCAAGTCGATGGGCGGCCGCATGACCTCCGAGGCCCAGGCGGAATCCCCGCTTCCCGGAGTGGAGGGGCTGATCTTCGTCGGCTTCCCTCTGCATCGGCCCAAGCAACCGAGCACCGAGCGCGCCCGACATCTATCGGACGTCGACCTACCGATGCTCTTCCTGCAAGGCACTCGCGACGAGATGGCGGACCTCGAGCTGATCCGAACCAGCGTTGGCGACCTCGGACCCAGAGCGACCCTGCACGTGGTCGAAGGCGCGGATCACGGCTTCAACGTCCTCAAGCGCTCCGGCCGGGATCATGCGGCAGTCCTGGAGGAACTGGCGGACCAGATCGATCGCTGGGTTCGCGAGGTGATCGGCCGCTGA
- a CDS encoding dynamin family protein encodes MRIARRLGRGGILTDREQELRAREQELLQRLADALEAFQPDVSEDDLRHFQQARAQLDQLFLLVIAGEFNSGKSSFINALLGERVLPEGVTPTTDRINLLRWGPEVSERALEPYLLERTHPAEVLHELNIVDTPGTNAVVRRHEELTRDFVPRSDLVLFVTSADRPFTESERQFLEQIRSWGKKIVLVINKMDILAGAEELRQVEAFVAENATALLGHTPEIFAVSARRAIEAAPLEDDAGPRREGSGFAELEEYLLRTLNQEERIRLKLLNPLNVGLRLASSYKEAAFERLKVLTEDMEAIDNIDRQISRFHEEMMRDLAPRLGQMDALIVEMENRGNAFFEETIRIGRIKTLLDSDAVRREFERQVIADTPQKIEKAAGEVVDWIVERNLKLWQDIQVYIDRRRLERHRDGLIGEVGGFQYNRQALLDSIERLAARVVGGYNREEEARKIANEVQGTFAATALAEIGAIGLGTLVVTVVTGAAADVTGILLATVLGIGGFYLIPRKRRQAKERFSARLAELRQQLRDSLERQAHQEIAASAERINETIAPYRRFVETQRSRLNEARAALVATEDALLRLKSEIERA; translated from the coding sequence GTGCGAATCGCCAGGAGACTCGGGCGGGGCGGGATCCTGACGGACCGCGAGCAGGAGCTTCGGGCGCGCGAGCAGGAGCTGCTGCAGCGCCTGGCGGACGCGCTGGAAGCATTTCAGCCGGACGTTTCCGAAGACGACTTGCGCCATTTCCAGCAAGCGCGGGCACAGCTCGATCAGCTCTTCCTGCTCGTGATCGCCGGCGAGTTCAACTCGGGCAAATCGAGCTTCATCAACGCCCTGCTGGGTGAGCGCGTGCTCCCCGAAGGCGTTACGCCCACCACCGATCGCATCAACCTGCTGCGCTGGGGGCCCGAGGTAAGCGAGCGCGCCCTGGAGCCCTATCTGCTGGAACGAACCCATCCGGCCGAAGTCCTCCACGAGCTCAACATCGTCGACACGCCCGGCACCAACGCCGTGGTGCGCCGGCACGAAGAGCTCACCCGCGACTTCGTGCCCCGTTCCGACCTGGTGCTCTTCGTCACCTCCGCGGATCGCCCCTTCACCGAGAGCGAGCGCCAGTTCCTGGAGCAGATCCGCTCCTGGGGCAAGAAGATCGTCCTGGTGATCAACAAGATGGACATCCTGGCGGGCGCCGAGGAGCTCCGTCAGGTAGAGGCCTTCGTGGCTGAGAACGCGACCGCGCTTCTGGGTCACACACCCGAGATCTTCGCGGTCTCCGCCCGGCGAGCGATCGAGGCCGCTCCGCTCGAAGACGATGCCGGGCCGCGGCGCGAGGGCAGCGGCTTCGCCGAGCTGGAGGAGTACCTGCTGCGCACACTCAACCAGGAAGAGCGCATCCGGCTCAAGCTGCTCAACCCGCTGAACGTCGGGTTGCGCCTCGCCTCGAGCTACAAGGAGGCGGCCTTCGAGCGCCTGAAGGTCCTCACCGAGGACATGGAGGCGATCGACAACATCGATCGGCAGATTTCCCGCTTCCATGAAGAGATGATGCGCGACCTGGCCCCCAGGCTCGGCCAGATGGACGCCCTGATCGTCGAGATGGAGAACCGGGGGAACGCCTTCTTCGAGGAGACGATCCGCATCGGGCGGATCAAGACCCTGCTGGACAGCGACGCCGTGCGCCGGGAGTTCGAGCGACAGGTGATCGCCGACACCCCGCAGAAGATCGAAAAGGCGGCGGGCGAGGTGGTCGACTGGATCGTCGAGCGAAACCTGAAGTTGTGGCAGGATATCCAGGTCTACATCGACCGACGCCGCCTGGAGCGACACCGGGACGGCCTGATCGGCGAGGTCGGCGGCTTTCAGTACAACCGCCAGGCGTTGCTGGACTCGATCGAGCGCCTCGCCGCGCGGGTGGTGGGCGGCTACAACCGGGAGGAGGAGGCGCGCAAGATCGCCAACGAGGTGCAGGGCACCTTCGCCGCCACCGCCCTGGCGGAGATCGGCGCGATCGGCCTGGGAACCCTGGTGGTGACCGTGGTCACCGGCGCGGCAGCGGACGTCACCGGGATCCTGCTGGCGACCGTCCTGGGAATCGGCGGCTTCTACCTCATCCCGCGCAAGCGCCGACAGGCGAAGGAGCGCTTCTCCGCGCGGCTGGCGGAGCTCCGACAGCAGCTTCGTGACTCACTGGAGCGGCAAGCGCACCAGGAGATCGCCGCCTCCGCGGAGCGTATCAACGAGACTATCGCTCCCTACCGCCGCTTCGTGGAGACGCAGCGAAGCCGACTCAACGAAGCGCGCGCCGCGCTGGTGGCCACCGAGGACGCCCTGCTGCGCCTGAAGTCGGAGATCGAGCGCGCGTGA
- a CDS encoding protein kinase, with protein sequence MHARSTQVEATAPPGARFVASASDGVYFPVADRRWARLDANDRRWFADEESARAAGYDPARLVIAGLEEFEIVAEIGRGATATVYRARDRILERDVAIKVVHRSHQDDDETLARCFREARVVARLDHPGIVSLYSVRRLPSGGLALVMEYVPGRTLRDVIREEGALPIDRVDRVLREVGDALSAAHRKGIVHRDVKPQNIFLQETNGRCLLADFGIAIPLGEATRITHAGVVIGTPAYMSPEQFDGDAVDGRSDLYSLGLVGWEMLTGRSPWEGESLFNIVYKQKTVPLPPVGSVRRGVPARLRIAIERALRKDPRERWDSVEEFLACLDGNIPGLRWRVASLLFSGLSREDHPAPDAPPASMEADAPTVRLPRSGSAAFAARAGVPGASPRPGDDTGLHPPGQQLGARVDRPLVPSRLTEATTRRGGRRRWVMVGGAALAATLAGAAAVGLRWQLPSWPGTQEPQQAVESVVAPPIAAAPAAAQPALEFLGRGLDPAAVGQPGLDTAAIGAGTNALTIDLAGVGANTASTEVPRTNGGVEGTTGEVASGGSGATILVAPAPNRSGNAAEEASAASGVTEAEVRGAAGAFGAAGRSTEVVAGAPTAGTTAGAPSAGAATGAPTAAQPSEARNTAPPPPILPLDDRPSRLAAGGLHSCAILGGGAVACWGGNERGQVGRGIGAREVLPFTVDLAAAPYTIVAGGFHSCLLDRTGAVYCWGDNRQGQLGSAASVSSGPIRIGELRFFSLAAGLSHTCGIARNRAAYCWGSNEQGQLGVGSTDPQAGPVRVRSPEPLVSVTAGWTHACGLSAQGRAYCWGDNSRGQLGDGTTTRRTAPTPVSGSLRFRSISAGSGHTCALSLDGEAYCWGQNGDGRLGDGTTGDRTVPTRVETSLRFVEVSAGGRHTCALASSGAAYCWGQNGYGQLGDGTSNTQTHPVGVATDLRFQAIRSGGSHTCALAGDGNQYCWGFNIEGQLGDGSLAHRATPVPVSHGRDASG encoded by the coding sequence ATGCACGCACGATCTACCCAGGTGGAAGCGACGGCCCCTCCGGGCGCCCGGTTCGTGGCGTCGGCCTCGGATGGCGTCTATTTCCCCGTGGCGGATCGTCGCTGGGCACGGCTGGATGCCAACGACCGGCGCTGGTTCGCGGACGAGGAATCCGCGCGGGCCGCCGGGTACGATCCGGCGCGGCTCGTTATTGCCGGTCTCGAGGAGTTCGAGATCGTCGCCGAAATCGGGCGCGGCGCGACGGCCACGGTCTATCGCGCTCGCGACCGGATCCTCGAGCGCGACGTGGCCATCAAGGTCGTCCACCGCTCCCACCAGGACGACGACGAGACCCTCGCGCGTTGCTTCCGGGAGGCGCGCGTGGTGGCCCGCCTCGATCACCCCGGCATCGTCTCCCTCTATTCGGTCCGTCGGCTCCCGTCCGGAGGACTCGCCCTGGTCATGGAGTACGTGCCAGGGCGGACTCTCCGCGACGTCATCCGTGAGGAGGGGGCGCTGCCGATCGACCGGGTCGACCGCGTCCTGCGCGAAGTCGGCGACGCACTGTCGGCGGCTCACCGCAAGGGCATCGTCCACCGCGACGTCAAGCCGCAGAACATCTTCCTGCAGGAGACGAATGGCCGCTGCCTGCTCGCGGACTTCGGTATTGCCATCCCGCTCGGCGAGGCCACCCGCATCACCCACGCGGGGGTGGTGATCGGCACGCCCGCGTACATGTCGCCGGAGCAGTTCGACGGCGATGCGGTCGACGGGCGCAGCGACCTTTACAGCCTCGGGCTGGTCGGCTGGGAGATGCTCACCGGGCGCTCTCCCTGGGAAGGCGAGAGCCTGTTCAACATCGTCTACAAGCAGAAGACCGTCCCGCTGCCACCGGTGGGCAGCGTGCGGCGCGGAGTACCGGCGCGCCTGCGCATCGCCATCGAACGCGCGCTGCGCAAGGACCCCCGGGAGCGCTGGGACAGCGTCGAGGAGTTCCTCGCCTGCCTGGACGGCAACATCCCCGGGCTCCGCTGGCGCGTTGCCTCCCTCCTCTTCTCCGGCCTCTCCCGCGAAGATCACCCCGCACCCGACGCACCCCCGGCGTCGATGGAAGCGGATGCCCCCACGGTGCGACTTCCTCGTAGTGGCAGTGCCGCCTTCGCGGCTCGTGCCGGAGTCCCGGGGGCCTCGCCCCGGCCTGGTGACGACACCGGGCTTCACCCCCCCGGCCAGCAGCTGGGTGCCCGGGTAGATCGCCCGCTGGTTCCCTCACGGCTCACGGAGGCAACGACGCGGCGTGGAGGAAGGCGACGCTGGGTGATGGTAGGCGGCGCCGCGCTGGCCGCTACCCTCGCGGGCGCCGCGGCCGTCGGGCTCCGCTGGCAGCTACCGTCCTGGCCAGGTACGCAGGAGCCCCAGCAGGCGGTAGAGAGCGTCGTTGCGCCGCCCATCGCAGCAGCACCCGCGGCCGCGCAGCCCGCGCTCGAGTTCCTCGGAAGGGGGCTCGATCCGGCAGCCGTCGGGCAACCGGGACTTGATACCGCGGCCATTGGCGCGGGTACGAATGCCCTTACGATCGACTTGGCGGGCGTCGGTGCAAACACGGCAAGCACGGAGGTTCCGCGGACCAACGGCGGAGTCGAGGGGACGACCGGAGAGGTGGCCAGCGGCGGTTCAGGAGCTACGATCCTGGTTGCGCCCGCGCCGAATCGAAGCGGGAACGCCGCGGAGGAGGCGTCGGCGGCGAGCGGAGTGACCGAGGCGGAAGTGCGAGGTGCGGCGGGCGCGTTCGGTGCAGCGGGGCGATCGACCGAGGTAGTGGCCGGCGCGCCCACGGCCGGAACGACTGCCGGTGCGCCGTCAGCCGGCGCAGCGACCGGGGCGCCGACTGCGGCGCAGCCAAGCGAGGCGCGGAACACGGCGCCGCCGCCGCCCATCCTGCCGCTGGATGATCGGCCCTCGCGCCTGGCCGCCGGGGGACTCCACAGCTGCGCGATCCTGGGCGGCGGTGCGGTGGCCTGCTGGGGCGGCAACGAGCGCGGCCAGGTGGGGCGCGGAATCGGTGCGCGCGAGGTGCTTCCCTTTACGGTCGACCTGGCGGCCGCGCCCTACACGATCGTCGCCGGCGGCTTCCACAGCTGCCTACTCGATCGCACCGGGGCCGTCTATTGCTGGGGCGACAACCGCCAGGGCCAACTCGGCAGCGCGGCCTCCGTGAGCAGCGGTCCGATCAGGATCGGAGAGCTGCGCTTCTTCTCGCTCGCCGCCGGGCTCTCGCACACCTGCGGCATCGCGCGCAACCGGGCGGCTTACTGCTGGGGCTCGAACGAACAGGGGCAGCTCGGCGTCGGGTCGACGGATCCTCAGGCGGGTCCGGTCCGCGTTCGTAGCCCCGAGCCGCTGGTCAGCGTCACGGCCGGATGGACGCACGCCTGTGGGCTATCCGCCCAGGGGCGGGCGTACTGCTGGGGCGACAATTCGCGCGGGCAGCTCGGCGACGGCACGACCACCCGCAGGACCGCCCCCACCCCGGTATCCGGCTCGCTTCGTTTCCGCTCCATCTCCGCCGGCAGCGGACACACCTGCGCCCTTTCCCTGGACGGCGAGGCGTACTGCTGGGGCCAGAACGGTGACGGTCGGCTGGGCGATGGTACCACCGGCGACCGCACAGTCCCGACCCGAGTCGAGACGAGCCTCCGCTTCGTCGAGGTGAGCGCCGGCGGGCGCCATACCTGTGCCCTGGCCAGCAGCGGTGCCGCCTACTGCTGGGGCCAGAACGGCTACGGTCAACTGGGAGATGGTACGTCGAACACGCAAACCCACCCCGTCGGGGTGGCCACTGACCTCCGCTTCCAGGCGATCCGCTCGGGAGGTTCCCACACCTGTGCTCTGGCTGGCGACGGCAACCAGTACTGCTGGGGCTTCAACATCGAGGGGCAACTCGGCGACGGGAGCCTCGCCCACCGCGCCACGCCGGTACCCGTGAGTCACGGACGGGACGCTTCCGGCTAG